One Leuconostoc mesenteroides subsp. mesenteroides ATCC 8293 genomic window, TTTCACCTTGACTTTCAGCGTAGTGAGAACGATCATTTGTAATTGCATCAATAGTCGCTTGCTTAATACGTTCATCAACAGCAAAACCAGGTTCACCAAATGTTAATCGTAAAATATCTGGAATATCACGAACTTTTAATTGAAAATCCAATAGTTTGTCAGGCGCCATATCCAATACTATAGAATTGAAGGGTTGAGTTGGATTAGTCATATTAAATCTCATTTTCTTAAAAATTAATTGTATAGAACTATTTTAACACAAAAAGCGCTCATCCTAATGGAGAGCGCCCAATATTTGATAATTTATTAATTTTCAGTGTGCAGCTTGCGAATCAAGTCCTCAATATGATTTCCGTATTGAACAGATGTATCACGCACAAACTTCAATTCTGGCGTTTTGTAAACCGTCAATCGTGAACCTAATTCTTTACGAATCAATCCACTAGCAGCTTCCAAGCCGGCTTGAGTTTTCTTAGCATCACTGGCCAAATCAGATAAAATGGAATAATAAATTGTTGCTATCTGCAAGTCACCAGACAATTCAACACTTGTTACTGTAACCTCTTTTACTCGCGGATCATTAATACGCTTAAGTAATAAATCAGTAACATCACGTTGTACTTCTTGAGCGAGACGACCTGCACGTTGTGGATTTGCCATAACTATTTCGCCTTCTCTTTCTTTCTATTAAAAGACACAACCTACCAAAAAGCATTCAGCGTAATCGGTCTCTTACTTAGGTTTAACTTCTTCCATTACATAGGCTTCAACAACGTCCCCAGCGTGAACATCATTAAATTTGGCCACTGTAAATCCGAATTCAAATCCCATCTTCACTTCGTTAACTGCATCTTTACCGCGCTGCAATGAGCCAACTTCACCGTCAAACACTACCACATTATCACGTATGACGCGAACCTTAGAATCCTTAGTAATTTTACCTTCTTCAACCATGGCACCGGCAATAGTTCCGACCTTAGAGAATTTGAATAATTCTTTAACTTCGACTTTTCCAATAACCTTTTCTTCGTATACAGGTTCAAGTTGGCCCTTCATAGCTGCTTCAACATCGTCGATCGCATTATAAATGACATTATAGAAACGAATATCAACCTTTTCAGAATCAGATTGTGATTTTGCCAAAGGTGTAGGACGAACGTTGAATCCGATAATAATTGCACCAGATGCTTCAGCCAAAGTAACATCCGATTCGTTAATCGCACCAACAGCAGTATGGATAATATCCACACGAACACCGTCAACCTCAATCTTTTTCAGTGATCCAGAAAGTGCTTCGACAGATCCTTGAACATCAGCCTTGACAATAACTGGCACCGTCTTCATCGCTTTTTCAGCCATTGTATTGAACAATGTATCCAAAGTAACAACTGATCCTGAATTACGAACTGCTTCTTGTGCTCGCTTTGCACGTTCTTCACCGGCTGCGCGAGCTGTTTTTTCATCAGCCATAACAATGAAACGATCACCAGCTTGTGGCACCCCATTCAAACCAGTAATTTGGATAGGTGTCGCAGGCAAAGCTTCTGATAGCTCAACGCCACGTTCGTTTGTCATTGTACGTACACGGCCATAGGTATTACCAACAACAATTGGATCACCAACATGCATTGTTCCTTGTTGTACAAGAACAGTAGAAACTGGTCCACGTCCCTTATCCAAGCGGGCTTCAATTACTGAACCACGTGCTGGCATATTAGGATTTGCTTTCAATTCCAAAACTTCAGCTTGCAACAAAATCATTTCCAGTAGTTCATCAACATTTTGACCAAACTTAGCTGAGATTTTAACGAAGATTGTGTCACCACCATACTCTTCAGGAACTAAGTCATAAGCCATTAACTGATTCATCACATCGTCAGGATTTGCTCCAGGCTTGTCAATTTTGTTAACAGCAACAATGATTGGCGTTCCCGCTGCCTTAGCATGATTAATCGCTTCAATTGTCTGTGGCATAACACCGTCATCAGCAGCAACAACAAGAATTGTCAAATCAGTTACGTTAGCACCACGTGCACGCATCTCTGTGAAGGCGGCGTGTCCTGGCGTATCCAAGAATGTAATTAATTTATCATTAATACGTGTTTGGTATGCACCGATATGTTGTGTGATACCGCCTGCTTCACCTTCAGTAACATGAGAATTACGTAGATAATCCAACAATGTTGTCTTACCATGATCAACGTGTCCCATGATCGTCACAACTGGTGGACGAGAAACTAACTTGCTCTCATCAATATTTTCATCATCAAAGAATCTGTCAATATCTGCAACGTCTTCTTCTTCTTTTGCTTGTGCTTCGATACCATAATCAGCTGCCAAAATTTCGATTGTATCTTCATCCAAACTTTGGTTTTGATTTGTAACAATGCCCAGTAAGAATAACTTTTTAATAATTTCTGCTGTATCACGATGCAACAACTTTGACAAATCTTGCACGTTCATACCAACACGATATTCCAAAACTGCTGGTAATGGTTGTTCTTTACGTACTGTTGCTGGAGTTGATGGTTGGTGTTTAGCAGCAATACGACGTGACTTTTTAGAACCGCGTGGACGATCATTACGGCGTGGTGTTTGTTGGCCAGTACCATTAGTATTACGCTTACGTGAGTTATTGCGCGCAGAATTATTACCAGAAGCGAGAGCGCCACCAAACTTCCCTGCACCAGTGGTTGTTGATGCAGTAGCTGGTTTAGTTGCACTAGTTTCTTTCTTTACAGCTGGCTTAGTTGCTGCAGCTGGCTTCTTTGGATGCTTAGCAGCTGCAGAAGCTTGGCGCTTCTTTTCATTTTCATTCACGTACTGCTTCAAGCTATTATCCGGTTTAGCAGAATAATCAACTTGCCCTTCACGTGGCTTCGTTGACCAATTTTTCTTCTCTCGAATCATTGGACGCCCTTCAGCAGGTGCAACGCGTGATCCAGGACGATTGTTGCGGTTTCCACCGTTATTTGAACGGTTTTGGCCACCAGTAGATGTATTCGAGCGATTCTGATTATTGCGATTTTGGCTTTGGCCACCATTATTTGGACGATTTTGATTGTTATTGTTAGGACGTGCAGGACGGCTTGGACGTGAGCCTCCTTGGGCTGGCGTTGTACCATCTGCTAACTTTGCCGCATGACGGCGTTGTGATGCGGGCAATTCCTTACGTTCTGGGACTGCCTGTTTTCGTGCAGGACGGTTTGAACCTGAGAATTTCTTTTCTTCTGTCATTTAGTTCCGCTCCTTTTCTGAAATTAATTGTTTAATTTTTCGACTAAAACCTTGATCAGCAATGGCGAAAACACCTCGGTTAACACCAATGGCATCCGTTAATTGCTTTTTAGTATAGTCTTGTACTAGTTTGATATTATAGAAGTTTGATTTATCGGCGAATTTTTTTGCTTGGCTTTTACCACCATCACTGGGAAAGAAAACTAGAAAAACCTTTTGCCCACGAATAGCTGATAACGTAGGTTCTGTTCCAAGTACTAGTTTACCAGCGCGCATTGCTAAACCAACTAAATTCAATATTTGGTCATTCTTATTTATCACCAAACAACTCCCGACGTGCTTGTTGATGGTCAACGTAAGCAATGAGTTCATCATAGAATTCATCTGCTACTTTCACACCAAATGCTTTATCAAAGATACGCTTTTCTTTAGCCATTTCTGCATTTTTTACATTTAGGCTAACATACGCACCACGACCATTGGCTTTCCCTGTTGGGTCTAAAGCCACGTCACCTTCTTTACTACGCACGACTCGAACGAGTTCTTTTTTAGGAAACATTTCACCCGTTACAATGTCTTTTCTCATTGGTATTTTACGAGGTTTCATATGTACCAGTATGACTATAAATCACTTGATTTATGATCATATTTCCTTTCAAATTATTCTTCGTTTTCGTCAGCAGCTGTAGCAGCTGGTGTTGGGTCTAAGCTAGCTGCTGCTTCACTTTCAGATTTAATGTCAATCTTGAATCCCGTTAAACGTGCTGCTAAGCGAGCATTTTGACCCTTTTTCCCGATTGCTAGAGATAACTGATTATCTGGAACAATAACCGTTACCGCACGGTCGTTGGCTGGATCAAAAATGACATCAGTTACTTCTGAAGGGTTTAAAGCATTCGCAATATACTGTGCTTCATCTTCAACCCACTCCACAATATCCATATTTTCACCAGCTAGTTCGTTAACAACGCTTTGTACACGTGCACCACGTTGACCAACCATGGCCCCAACTGGATCTAAGTCAGTATCATGCGTATAAACGGCAATTTTTGAGCGATCACCAGCCTCACGCGCAATAGACATGATTTCAACAGTACCATCATAAACTTCTGGCACCTCTTGTTCAAACAATCGTTTAACCAAATCAGCTGCTGTTCGTGATACAAAGACTTGTGGTCCCTTGGCATTGTTTTCAACTTTGTTAACCAAGACCTTAATACGATCTCCCATGTGATACCGCTCATTGGGCATTTGATCGTTTGGGGCCATTACAGCTTCTTGATTGCCAGGTAAGTTCACATATAGGAATCGTGCATCTTGTCGGTCAACTTCACCTGTTATAATTTCATCTTCATAATCAGAAAACTTGTTATAAATAGCTTGTCGTCCAGCTTCACGCATTTTTTGCACAATCACTTGTTTTGCAGCTTGTGCCGCCATACGACCAAAATCTTTTGGCGTAACATCAAAGCGAATCTCATCTCCTGCTTCATATGCTCGATTGATTGCCAATGCATCGGATAAAGAAATCTCTATTTCTTCATCTTCAAGATCATCATCTAAAACAACATGCTTTACTTGTTTAATACTAATGTTGCCCTTTTTATCGTCGAATGTTGCTTCGACATTATCAGCGGTATTGTATTGCTTCTTGTAGGCGGCTTTCAATGCGTCTTCAAGCGCTTCGACAACAACTAAACGATCAATTCCTCGTTCTGATTCAAGAGCATTAAGTGCTTCCACTAATTCTTTACTCATTTGATTTTCTCCATTTTTAACGATTTAAAACTGGACATCCAGTATTGCTTTAGCTATTTCGTCAAAGGTTAATGGCAAACGTCCATTAGTTGTCGTCAGCGTCAAGCCATCTTTGTTTAGATCAGCAATCTTTCCTTGCCACTTTTTTTGGCCTTCTTTGGCAACAAACAAGGATACTAAAATATTTTCATTGGCCTCTTTAGCCCATTCAAAATGCCATAATTCCTTTAATGGTCGATCAGCGCCTGGTGATGAAATATCTAAAACATAGGCTTCAGGAATTGGATCTGGATCCACGGTATCTAACAATTCATTAACTTCTTGCGTGAATAGTGTCAAATCATTCATCGTAATAAATTGATGATCAGGTTTATCCAGCAAAATCCGTAAAACTTTTTGTCCACCTTCTTTGGTAAACGTTAAATCCCACAGTAAATCATTATGTGCTTCAATGATTGGTGAAATCAAGTCAATAACTGTCTGTTCGGTTTTGTTTGCCATTTATTTTCCCCTTTCGATGAATAGTTTTGTCAATTACGTTTACTAATATAGCGTTAACACTATCTTATATTGACAATAAGCGTGCTAATCCCATAAAAAATGAGCCGGCCGCTTTTCCAAGTGACCCGCCCATTTACAATTGCTATGTAAATTAACTATATTTATTGTACCCTATTTATTAAAATAGTGCAAATTACAGTGCACATACGTCAACAACATAAAAAAGCCCGCAAGCTGGGGCTTTTTATACTAATCCTTCGAATGAAACAATTAGAAGAAGTTGCTGGTTTCTTTTACCAAGAAGCCTTACGAACACCAGGAATTTGACCCTTGTGTGCTAATTGACGGAAGTTCAAACGTGACATTCCAAATTCACGCATGTAAGCGTGTGGACGGCCATCAATCCAATCGCGGTTATGAACGCGTACTGGAGATGAATCCTTTGGCAAAGCTGCCAATCCAATATAGTCACCCGCAGCCTTCAATGCTGCACGCTTGTCAGCGTACTTTGCAACTAAAGCTTCACGCTTTTGTGCCTTAGCAATCTTTGACTTCTTTGCCATTACTTAATCTCCTTAAATGTTACTACTTTGCGAAGTTTTGGTGAGTACTTCTTTAACTCAAGGCGGTCAGGCGTATTACGACGGTTTTTAGACGTCAAGTAGATACGCTCACCAGTTTCATCATTTCCTAGAACGACGTGGATACGCATAATCCTTGCTCCTTAGTGTTTTTCTTAAAATTTTTATTTGCTTGTCAATACAAATATCTATTATACATGAACCGATTACCAGTGTAAAGGTCTGTGAATAAATTTATCAACATTTTATCCACAAAAATTCATAATTCGAATTAAATTAATTTGGTATGAATTTTTTTAGAGTTGGTTTTCTAATGGTGGAACTACTTGCTTCTTTCTAGAAACAACACCAGGTAGATCAATTACATTATTGTCCAGTTTTTGATTAAATGCTGCTTCGATTGATTGAGCAGCATCTCCAATGTACAAGCCCTTAGAGTTTGAATTCAAGATATCAGTAATCACAAACAAAAAGTCTTCATAACCTTCCTCTGCAATTGCTGCTTCAATTCCTGCCTGACGAGATAATACTTCATCAATATCAACAGTGTTGACTTGACCAATCCGGAATTGGTGCCCGCCCATTTCAAATGATTTGGCATCACCATCAATTAATTCTTTATCAGTGCGTGATGACAAATCTGTTCCAGCTTTCAACAAATCCAAACCATAGGCAGCATAATCTTCAAGTCCTGCAATCTTAGCTAAGGATTCCAAAGCGGGTTGGTCGTATGATGTCGTCGTTGGACTCTTGAGCAATAATGTGTCAGATATAATTGCTGAAGCTAATAGACCAGCAATTTCTGCAGGAATAACAATATTTGCTTGTTTGAATTCATAGTACAAAATAGTTGCTACAGAGCCCCATGGCTTAGCCGTGATATACAAGGGTGTAGAATTTGTGAACGCAAACTTATGATGATCATAAATGTTTTCCACGGTAACGTCAGCTAAATTATCAACTGATTGTGCAGCTTCATTATGGTCAACTAAAACAACTGTTTCTGTATCGGCCTCAGAAATTACACGAAGCGGCTTAACTTTAAAATAATCTAACGCGAATTGCGTTTCAGCGTTGGGCTCACCTTGCGCGACTGCTTCTGTATCCTGACCTTGTTGGTTCAATAAATAACTTGCAGCGATTGCTGATGCGATTGTATCTGTATCTGGGTTCTTGTGCCCAAAAACTAAAGTCTTAGCCATTAGTTTATCTCCTAGCATTTTATATTTTTATTTTAACAAAAATTAATCATTTTGTCTCAGAAATTGTTAGCGGTTTTATAATCCACGGTTCGCCATTTTTGTCAGTGTCAACGACATATTGTCCATTGCCAATACGTTGTGATTCATGATAATCACTTAATTGTAATTCTTGAATTTGATAACGCTTTGTCAAAATAGAAAGTGCTTTCACATTGCTATCAAATATTGTCGCTGTGGCAACTTTATAGGCTACAGTTTTCTTTTGTGTGAAAATGAGAACACCTTTATTACCACGTTTTGAATGGTTAATTAACGATACTGGCATATACTTGAAGGCGCCATTTTCAGCAACAATAGCAACACTTTGTTTATCATCGGTAATAAACAAGGCAGCTTTAATCGTGTCATCATCGCGTAAGTCCATTGCCTTGACTCCAGAGGTACGGGAACCAATTTCTGGCACCTCTTTTATCGCGTATCGTAAACCAACACCATTATGTGACAACAATAGCACATTTTGGCGCTTAACATTTTGGAAGTACGCAACATTAACAACGTAGCTCACATCTTTTTTAAGCTTAATAGCCATCGAAGATTTCTTTTTATAAGCTTTGGGAACAATATCTACTAAAGTAGTTTGTTTAATAAATCCATCATTTGAAACTATTGTAAATGCGCCACCTTGTTCGAGATTATCAACAGCGATAGCTTTAATCACCACTTCGTCTTTATCCCAGTTCGATAGTTGCTGTGAAAAATGTTCTCCTGTATCTTTCCATTTTGTATCAGGTAGTTCATGAACCGGTCGATAAATAACATTCCCCTTGTTGGTAAACATAAACAAATGATTTGTCGTATTTAGGGTTCCTTGGAAAACAACTAGATCATCTTCTGCCAGACCATTTTCATTATCCGAAGCTTTAAAGGAACGCAAAGATGCACGCTTATAGTAACCATTACGTGACACTAACACTTGAACATCTTCTTCAGCAATCGTTACCGCTGTATCAATTACCAAATTCTCAACTTCTGCTTCAATAACACTGCGACGTGGTGAAGAATAGGCCTTAGTAATTGCCTTAATTTCTTCGCGAATAACATCTTTCAATGCTGACTCTTCGTGAATAATTTGGTTCAAACAATTAATTTTATCATTCAACTGGGAAAATTCTTCTTCTAATTGCGTCACATCTGTGTTGGTCAATCGATACAATTGCAACGTGACAATGGCTTCAGCTTGTGCTTGTGTAAACTCAAAACGATTAATTAAGTTTTGTGTAGCGTCTTTACGATTCTTAGATGCTCGAATGGTAGCAACGACTTCATCCAATATAGACAGCATGCGGATTAAGCCTTCAACAATATGTTGCCGTGCTTGTGCTTTAGCCAATTCATATGCTGATCGCTTTAATACAACCTCTTTTCGGAACGAAAGGAAAGCTTCTAAACCAGCCTTCAAACCAACGTGTACTGGTCGTTGATCATGAATAGCAACCATATTGAAGTTATAAGATATCTGCAAATCAGTTTTTTTGAACAAATAAGTCAAAATACCATTGGCATTTGCTTCTTTAGATAATTCAATAACAATAGACATTCCCTCGCGATCGGATTCATCGCGGACTTCTGAAATGCCGGTTACTTCTTTATTTAATCGAATGGCATCAATTTTTGATACCAAATTTGACTTAACAACCTCATAAGGCAGTTCAGTAATTTCAATTTTCTTCTTGCCAGCGCGAAGATCAGATATTTCTGTCTTAGCACGAACAACGATTTTACCACGTCCAGTTTTGTACGCTTTTTTTATACCATCAAGTCCCTGAACAATACCACCAGTCGGAAAATCAGGGCCTTTTACATAGCGCATTAATTGCGATAAAGTAGCGGCTGGATGATCGAGTAAGTAGATTAATGCGGCATTGATTTCTTTCAAATTATGGGGTGGGATTTCTGTTGCATATCCCGCCGAAATACCAGTTGCGCCGTTAATAAAAAGACTAGGAATACGAGAAGGTAAAACTGTTGGCTCATAAGTTGTGTCATCAAAGTTCAAAACCATGTCCACGGTTTCTTGACCCAAATCCGCCATCATTTCACCAGCAATTTTAGACAATCGCGCTTCAGTATAACGCATTGCTGCAGCCGGATCATTGTCCACTGAACCATTATTACCATTCATGTCTATCAACGGCTCACGAACTTTCCAATCCTGCGATAAACGTACCATGGCTTCATAAATTGATGAATCACCGTGCGGATGAAAATTACCCATTACGTTACCAACAGATTTTGCTGATTTACGATATGGATGATCATAAGTGTTTCCATCCTGATCCATTGCAAACAAAATACGCCGTTGCACTGGCTTCAATCCGTCTCGAATGTCTGGCAAAGCACGTTCTTGAATTATATATTTTGAATAGCGCCCAAAGCGCTCCCCCATCACTGCTTCAAGTGAGAGTTCGGTTATACGATCTGCCATCTAAGTGCGGTTCTCCTTGATTAAAACATCTATAAAATTACTAATTACAGATAAATGTCATAAAAAGTTTTATTTAAAATATTAAGTAATAACCTAACCATATTTTGAATAGCTAGCTATTCTTATCTAGTAACAAGTGAAATCAGTCGTCACCATTCTGCCAAGTCTTAATGACTGGCATATTTTTTTGTTCTTTAAATTTTGTACCAGTTTCTTGATTGCGCGCTTTTTCAAAAACATCACTAGACTTTGTGTCATCCCCATCAACTGTGTCTAGAATTGACCCGGCTTCATCCAATGTAAAGTGAACATTGGCTTCAATCCATTCACGCCGCGGATCAACTTTATCACCCATCAATGTAGTGACACGTTTTTCAGCTAACACAGCGTCATCAATTTTAACACGTATTAATGTTCTTGATTCGGGATCCATTGTCGTTTCCCATAATAATGGCGCATTCATCTCACCAAGTCCCTTGAACCGTGTTAATTCATAACGTGCATCACTCTGACTGGTAATTGATTCTAACTCATCATTAGTCCAAGCAAATTGATCTTCTATTTTCTTGGAAGAGTACTTGACGCGGTATAATGGTGGTAAGGCTATGTAGACACGCCCAGCTTCAATTAATGGCCGCATATACTTATAAAAGAATGTTAGTAGTAGGGTTTGAATGTGCGCGCCATCATCATCGGCATCTGTCATAATGATAATTTTGTTAAATGAAGCATCTTCAACTTTAAAATCAGTTCCAACACCGCCACCAATAGCATAAATCAATGTTGATATTTCTTCGTTTTTTAAAATATCTGCTAACTTAGCTTTTTCAGTGTTTAGTACTTTTCCACGTAGCGGCAAAATGGCTTGGAACTTACGGTCACGACCTTGCTTTGCAGAGCCCCCGGCTGAATCACCCTCGACTAGAAAGAGCTCATTTTTATCAGCATTTTTAGATTGGGCAGGTGCTAGCTTCCCGGAAAGCAGACGATCTTTCGCCCCTTTAGTTTTACCAGTGCGACTTTCGTCGCGGGCGCGACGAGCTGCTTCTCGAGCTTCGCGCGCGCGAAGTGCCTTACGGATTAAGTTTTGTCCGAAGTCACCATTTTCCATTAAGAAGCGTCCAAGAGTTTCATTAACCACAGAGTCAACAATACCACGTGCCTCTGGCGTTCCTAGTTTATCTTTGGTCTGTCCTTCAAACTGCAAAAACTGTTCTGGAACACGCAATGAAATAACAGCTGATAATCCTTCACGGACATCCGTGCCTTCTAAGTTTTTATCTTTATCTTTTAGTAAGTTGACTTTTCGTGCATATTCATTAAAAGCCTTTGTCCACGCAGTTCGGAAACCGACTTCGTGGGTTCCACCATCCTGTGTACGGACATTGTTAACAAATGAAAGAAGTGTTTCAGAGTAACCATCATTGTACTGCGCTGCAACATCAACAACAATACTCTCTTGTTCACCCTCAAAGGTCATAACTGGTCCGATAGTTTCTTTGTCTTCATTCAGAAAACCAACAAACGCTTCAAGACCTTTTTCATAATGATATTCTTCAACACGAACCGGATCAACTCTTTCGTCGGTTAACGTAAACTTAACACCACTCATTAAGAACGACGATTCACGCAAACGTTCTGCTAAAATATCAAATTTATAAACCGTAGCACTAAAAATTG contains:
- the rbfA gene encoding 30S ribosome-binding factor RbfA, with product MANPQRAGRLAQEVQRDVTDLLLKRINDPRVKEVTVTSVELSGDLQIATIYYSILSDLASDAKKTQAGLEAASGLIRKELGSRLTVYKTPELKFVRDTSVQYGNHIEDLIRKLHTEN
- the infB gene encoding translation initiation factor IF-2; protein product: MTEEKKFSGSNRPARKQAVPERKELPASQRRHAAKLADGTTPAQGGSRPSRPARPNNNNQNRPNNGGQSQNRNNQNRSNTSTGGQNRSNNGGNRNNRPGSRVAPAEGRPMIREKKNWSTKPREGQVDYSAKPDNSLKQYVNENEKKRQASAAAKHPKKPAAATKPAVKKETSATKPATASTTTGAGKFGGALASGNNSARNNSRKRNTNGTGQQTPRRNDRPRGSKKSRRIAAKHQPSTPATVRKEQPLPAVLEYRVGMNVQDLSKLLHRDTAEIIKKLFLLGIVTNQNQSLDEDTIEILAADYGIEAQAKEEEDVADIDRFFDDENIDESKLVSRPPVVTIMGHVDHGKTTLLDYLRNSHVTEGEAGGITQHIGAYQTRINDKLITFLDTPGHAAFTEMRARGANVTDLTILVVAADDGVMPQTIEAINHAKAAGTPIIVAVNKIDKPGANPDDVMNQLMAYDLVPEEYGGDTIFVKISAKFGQNVDELLEMILLQAEVLELKANPNMPARGSVIEARLDKGRGPVSTVLVQQGTMHVGDPIVVGNTYGRVRTMTNERGVELSEALPATPIQITGLNGVPQAGDRFIVMADEKTARAAGEERAKRAQEAVRNSGSVVTLDTLFNTMAEKAMKTVPVIVKADVQGSVEALSGSLKKIEVDGVRVDIIHTAVGAINESDVTLAEASGAIIIGFNVRPTPLAKSQSDSEKVDIRFYNVIYNAIDDVEAAMKGQLEPVYEEKVIGKVEVKELFKFSKVGTIAGAMVEEGKITKDSKVRVIRDNVVVFDGEVGSLQRGKDAVNEVKMGFEFGFTVAKFNDVHAGDVVEAYVMEEVKPK
- a CDS encoding L7Ae/L30e/S12e/Gadd45 family ribosomal protein, which translates into the protein MINKNDQILNLVGLAMRAGKLVLGTEPTLSAIRGQKVFLVFFPSDGGKSQAKKFADKSNFYNIKLVQDYTKKQLTDAIGVNRGVFAIADQGFSRKIKQLISEKERN
- the rnpM gene encoding RNase P modulator RnpM, translated to MKPRKIPMRKDIVTGEMFPKKELVRVVRSKEGDVALDPTGKANGRGAYVSLNVKNAEMAKEKRIFDKAFGVKVADEFYDELIAYVDHQQARRELFGDK
- the nusA gene encoding transcription termination factor NusA; protein product: MSKELVEALNALESERGIDRLVVVEALEDALKAAYKKQYNTADNVEATFDDKKGNISIKQVKHVVLDDDLEDEEIEISLSDALAINRAYEAGDEIRFDVTPKDFGRMAAQAAKQVIVQKMREAGRQAIYNKFSDYEDEIITGEVDRQDARFLYVNLPGNQEAVMAPNDQMPNERYHMGDRIKVLVNKVENNAKGPQVFVSRTAADLVKRLFEQEVPEVYDGTVEIMSIAREAGDRSKIAVYTHDTDLDPVGAMVGQRGARVQSVVNELAGENMDIVEWVEDEAQYIANALNPSEVTDVIFDPANDRAVTVIVPDNQLSLAIGKKGQNARLAARLTGFKIDIKSESEAAASLDPTPAATAADENEE
- the rimP gene encoding ribosome maturation factor RimP → MANKTEQTVIDLISPIIEAHNDLLWDLTFTKEGGQKVLRILLDKPDHQFITMNDLTLFTQEVNELLDTVDPDPIPEAYVLDISSPGADRPLKELWHFEWAKEANENILVSLFVAKEGQKKWQGKIADLNKDGLTLTTTNGRLPLTFDEIAKAILDVQF
- the rpsN gene encoding 30S ribosomal protein S14, yielding MAKKSKIAKAQKREALVAKYADKRAALKAAGDYIGLAALPKDSSPVRVHNRDWIDGRPHAYMREFGMSRLNFRQLAHKGQIPGVRKASW
- the rpmG gene encoding 50S ribosomal protein L33 produces the protein MRIHVVLGNDETGERIYLTSKNRRNTPDRLELKKYSPKLRKVVTFKEIK
- a CDS encoding manganese-dependent inorganic pyrophosphatase; the protein is MAKTLVFGHKNPDTDTIASAIAASYLLNQQGQDTEAVAQGEPNAETQFALDYFKVKPLRVISEADTETVVLVDHNEAAQSVDNLADVTVENIYDHHKFAFTNSTPLYITAKPWGSVATILYYEFKQANIVIPAEIAGLLASAIISDTLLLKSPTTTSYDQPALESLAKIAGLEDYAAYGLDLLKAGTDLSSRTDKELIDGDAKSFEMGGHQFRIGQVNTVDIDEVLSRQAGIEAAIAEEGYEDFLFVITDILNSNSKGLYIGDAAQSIEAAFNQKLDNNVIDLPGVVSRKKQVVPPLENQL
- the parC gene encoding DNA topoisomerase IV subunit A, producing MADRITELSLEAVMGERFGRYSKYIIQERALPDIRDGLKPVQRRILFAMDQDGNTYDHPYRKSAKSVGNVMGNFHPHGDSSIYEAMVRLSQDWKVREPLIDMNGNNGSVDNDPAAAMRYTEARLSKIAGEMMADLGQETVDMVLNFDDTTYEPTVLPSRIPSLFINGATGISAGYATEIPPHNLKEINAALIYLLDHPAATLSQLMRYVKGPDFPTGGIVQGLDGIKKAYKTGRGKIVVRAKTEISDLRAGKKKIEITELPYEVVKSNLVSKIDAIRLNKEVTGISEVRDESDREGMSIVIELSKEANANGILTYLFKKTDLQISYNFNMVAIHDQRPVHVGLKAGLEAFLSFRKEVVLKRSAYELAKAQARQHIVEGLIRMLSILDEVVATIRASKNRKDATQNLINRFEFTQAQAEAIVTLQLYRLTNTDVTQLEEEFSQLNDKINCLNQIIHEESALKDVIREEIKAITKAYSSPRRSVIEAEVENLVIDTAVTIAEEDVQVLVSRNGYYKRASLRSFKASDNENGLAEDDLVVFQGTLNTTNHLFMFTNKGNVIYRPVHELPDTKWKDTGEHFSQQLSNWDKDEVVIKAIAVDNLEQGGAFTIVSNDGFIKQTTLVDIVPKAYKKKSSMAIKLKKDVSYVVNVAYFQNVKRQNVLLLSHNGVGLRYAIKEVPEIGSRTSGVKAMDLRDDDTIKAALFITDDKQSVAIVAENGAFKYMPVSLINHSKRGNKGVLIFTQKKTVAYKVATATIFDSNVKALSILTKRYQIQELQLSDYHESQRIGNGQYVVDTDKNGEPWIIKPLTISETK
- the parE gene encoding DNA topoisomerase IV subunit B: MPEKNHYDSDSIKILEGLEAVRKRPGMYIGSTDGRGLHHLVYEIVDNAVDEALGGYGNEIRVTIHDNNAITVQDFGRGMPIGMHESGKPTPEVILTVLHAGGKFGQGGYATSGGLHGVGSSVVNALSESLTVTIVREGHKWQEEFVNGGNPVGTLRDLGKTKEPTGTTVTFKPDATIFSATVYKFDILAERLRESSFLMSGVKFTLTDERVDPVRVEEYHYEKGLEAFVGFLNEDKETIGPVMTFEGEQESIVVDVAAQYNDGYSETLLSFVNNVRTQDGGTHEVGFRTAWTKAFNEYARKVNLLKDKDKNLEGTDVREGLSAVISLRVPEQFLQFEGQTKDKLGTPEARGIVDSVVNETLGRFLMENGDFGQNLIRKALRAREAREAARRARDESRTGKTKGAKDRLLSGKLAPAQSKNADKNELFLVEGDSAGGSAKQGRDRKFQAILPLRGKVLNTEKAKLADILKNEEISTLIYAIGGGVGTDFKVEDASFNKIIIMTDADDDGAHIQTLLLTFFYKYMRPLIEAGRVYIALPPLYRVKYSSKKIEDQFAWTNDELESITSQSDARYELTRFKGLGEMNAPLLWETTMDPESRTLIRVKIDDAVLAEKRVTTLMGDKVDPRREWIEANVHFTLDEAGSILDTVDGDDTKSSDVFEKARNQETGTKFKEQKNMPVIKTWQNGDD